The following are encoded in a window of Syntrophorhabdaceae bacterium genomic DNA:
- a CDS encoding sigma 54-interacting transcriptional regulator gives MNADENEFFREMTLRICGTLDLENALHQCFLYVCNVMPADELDLFIYDPAIGTVDVAASANEAGGMTRMDKTHLPPELRQEIEEAYRRPRVRVAENVFDDPILGRVAGNLGWEECSMMLGRLIIDGKYIGALGIRAPGIGRFTDDHVRLWSLVNEPAAIAVANSRRLREVIDLKDMLADDNRYLRDELRKNTVEIVGADFGLKGAMESVRKVAPLVSPVLIVGETGTGKEVIANAIHNLSPRYNAPFVKVNCGAIPESLIDSELFGHEKGAFTGAVARKRGRFERAHGGTIFLDEISELPPHAQVRLLRVLQEKEIERVGGTEPVHVDIRIISATNRNLEKMVEDGGFREDLYFRIKVFPIEVPPLRARKNDIPALVQHFVRKKSREMVRHTIPALAPGAIDALMMYDWPGNVREVENAVERALILSDGKPLKFDGILGVSSMTQGRTAFVPEGSEGPLALHDVEADHISRILKTAGGRIEGPGGAAELLGMNPGTLRHRMRKLGIPFGRKSRAQDAGE, from the coding sequence ATGAACGCTGACGAGAACGAATTCTTTCGGGAGATGACCCTGAGGATATGTGGAACCCTGGACCTGGAGAATGCGCTTCATCAATGTTTTCTCTATGTATGCAACGTTATGCCCGCCGATGAACTCGATCTGTTCATCTATGACCCGGCCATCGGCACCGTGGATGTGGCGGCTTCGGCGAATGAGGCCGGGGGTATGACGAGGATGGACAAAACCCACCTGCCGCCCGAATTGCGCCAGGAGATCGAAGAGGCCTATCGCCGGCCGCGGGTCCGCGTCGCCGAAAATGTCTTTGACGATCCCATCCTCGGGAGGGTGGCCGGGAACCTCGGATGGGAAGAATGCTCAATGATGCTGGGAAGGCTGATCATCGACGGCAAGTACATAGGCGCCCTTGGCATAAGGGCGCCAGGGATTGGGCGGTTTACCGACGACCATGTCCGCCTGTGGTCCCTGGTGAACGAACCGGCCGCCATAGCCGTAGCTAACAGCCGCAGGCTCAGGGAGGTCATCGATCTGAAGGACATGCTTGCCGACGACAACCGGTACCTGAGGGATGAATTGCGGAAGAACACGGTCGAGATAGTGGGGGCCGATTTTGGCCTGAAAGGCGCCATGGAGAGCGTTAGAAAAGTGGCGCCCCTTGTCAGCCCAGTTCTTATCGTCGGCGAGACAGGGACCGGAAAGGAAGTCATCGCCAATGCCATTCACAACCTGTCCCCCCGCTATAACGCGCCTTTCGTGAAGGTCAACTGCGGGGCGATCCCGGAATCGCTCATTGACAGCGAACTTTTCGGCCATGAAAAAGGGGCTTTCACGGGTGCCGTGGCGCGCAAGAGGGGACGTTTTGAGCGCGCCCACGGCGGAACGATCTTTCTCGACGAGATCAGCGAACTCCCACCCCACGCGCAGGTGAGGCTTCTTCGGGTCCTGCAGGAAAAAGAGATAGAAAGGGTCGGCGGCACGGAACCCGTCCATGTCGACATCAGGATCATTTCAGCGACCAACCGGAACCTGGAGAAAATGGTGGAAGACGGCGGTTTTCGTGAAGACCTCTATTTCCGCATCAAGGTGTTCCCCATCGAGGTGCCCCCCCTAAGGGCGAGAAAGAACGATATACCGGCGCTGGTCCAGCACTTTGTCCGAAAAAAGAGCAGGGAGATGGTGCGTCACACCATACCCGCGCTTGCCCCCGGGGCCATCGATGCCCTCATGATGTACGACTGGCCGGGAAATGTCCGGGAGGTCGAAAACGCTGTCGAAAGGGCGCTTATCCTGTCGGACGGCAAACCTCTGAAGTTCGACGGGATCCTCGGAGTTTCAAGTATGACCCAGGGCCGGACGGCCTTCGTGCCCGAGGGCAGCGAGGGTCCTCTTGCGCTCCATGACGTGGAGGCCGACCATATAAGCCGCATATTGAAGACGGCGGGGGGGAGGATAGAAGGCCCCGGGGGTGCCGCCGAACTCCTCGGTATGAATCCCGGAACGCTCCGTCATCGCATGAGAAAACTGGGCATACCTTTCGGCAGAAAGTCCCGGGCCCAGGATGCGGGAGAGTGA
- a CDS encoding DRTGG domain-containing protein, protein MTLKEVQELLEAQILCGDDECLKRGVRLCFACDLISEMLLYLKPHSLLITSLTNAHVIHAAQVMDAKAILFVGGRKPDESVVRSGELNKIPLLTTPLLTFDCCGRLYEKGIRGDQHEPG, encoded by the coding sequence ATGACATTGAAAGAGGTTCAGGAACTGCTGGAAGCGCAGATACTTTGCGGGGATGATGAGTGTCTCAAACGCGGCGTGAGGCTTTGTTTCGCCTGCGACCTTATCAGTGAGATGCTCCTTTATCTGAAGCCTCACTCGCTTCTGATCACGTCATTGACCAACGCCCACGTAATCCACGCAGCACAGGTGATGGACGCGAAGGCGATCCTCTTTGTCGGGGGCCGCAAGCCCGACGAATCCGTCGTCAGGAGCGGGGAACTGAACAAGATCCCTTTGCTCACCACGCCGCTTCTCACATTCGACTGTTGCGGCCGGCTTTACGAGAAGGGTATCAGGGGAGATCAGCACGAGCCCGGTTAG
- a CDS encoding ATP-binding protein, whose product MVDSLTYTPQITVEFKIGEKDFFVAGECASRVKKTLQQLGLKQDVIKRIAIIIYEAAMNVAIHATSGTLVVHVEPDAITIRTEDVGAGIEDIDLAMKEGYSTATYEIREMGFGAGMGLSNINQCSDDLKIESKVGVGTTLKAKVFFQDQGRHGDE is encoded by the coding sequence ATGGTTGACAGCTTAACATACACCCCGCAGATAACGGTCGAATTCAAGATAGGCGAGAAAGATTTCTTTGTTGCCGGAGAGTGCGCGTCGCGGGTGAAAAAGACCCTTCAGCAGCTTGGGCTCAAACAGGATGTCATCAAGCGAATCGCTATCATTATATATGAGGCGGCAATGAATGTCGCAATCCACGCCACATCGGGGACGCTTGTCGTCCATGTCGAGCCCGATGCGATCACCATACGCACGGAAGATGTCGGGGCCGGGATCGAAGATATCGATCTTGCCATGAAGGAGGGATATTCGACGGCGACTTACGAGATTCGGGAGATGGGGTTCGGGGCGGGCATGGGCCTTTCCAACATCAATCAATGCTCTGATGACCTCAAGATCGAGTCCAAAGTGGGCGTGGGGACAACGCTGAAAGCCAAGGTGTTCTTCCAGGACCAGGGACGGCACGGGGACGAATGA
- a CDS encoding [Fe-Fe] hydrogenase large subunit C-terminal domain-containing protein — translation MNRYFHSVTLETEKCKGCTNCIKRCPVEAIRVRDGKAMIVEERCIDCGECIRECPNHAKIAVTDTLEKLSEYKYRIALPAPSFFGQFKEQVNIEDVLGAFSGIGFDEVFEVALAAEIVGHIVHEFLKEYKGKRPIFSSACPAVLRLMQIKYPDLLDQVAPFLTPMEVAARIAKEQASRRTGIPYEEIGAFFISPCPAKVTEMRNPMTTKHSAVNGVIGINLIYKDIIRHLGDRSMKGGSDKLQRATKFGMAWGYVTGESRNVAAATTLAVGGIHNVISLLEEIERGELKDVDFVELQACTGGCVGGPLNIQNLFVGRIRLRDLIKRFGTKEAYLTEAELQDIYLQNRFAATEPVEPRAIMTLDEDVSRAIMKMERLDQITDELPGLDCGACGSPSCRALAEDIIRGIAFETDCVIKLREKVKILAKEILDLSRIVPPSMSDSSKKSDTGQGP, via the coding sequence ATGAATCGATACTTCCATTCCGTAACGCTTGAGACGGAAAAATGCAAGGGATGCACCAATTGTATCAAGCGGTGCCCCGTTGAGGCGATCCGTGTGCGCGACGGCAAGGCAATGATCGTTGAGGAGCGGTGCATCGATTGCGGTGAATGCATCCGCGAATGCCCGAACCACGCAAAGATAGCGGTAACGGACACCCTGGAGAAACTTTCCGAATACAAGTACAGGATCGCCCTGCCTGCGCCGTCATTTTTCGGCCAGTTCAAGGAGCAGGTCAATATCGAGGATGTGCTCGGAGCCTTCTCGGGGATCGGTTTTGACGAGGTCTTCGAGGTCGCTCTGGCCGCGGAGATCGTCGGCCACATCGTTCACGAGTTCTTGAAGGAATACAAGGGCAAACGCCCCATCTTTTCTTCCGCCTGCCCGGCGGTGCTGCGCCTCATGCAGATCAAGTACCCCGACCTTCTCGACCAGGTGGCCCCCTTCCTCACCCCTATGGAGGTGGCGGCCCGCATAGCCAAGGAACAGGCATCGCGGAGAACGGGCATTCCCTACGAAGAGATCGGGGCATTCTTCATATCGCCCTGCCCGGCCAAGGTAACGGAGATGAGAAATCCCATGACAACGAAGCACTCGGCTGTGAACGGCGTCATCGGGATCAACCTTATATATAAGGATATCATCAGGCATCTCGGCGACAGGTCGATGAAAGGCGGGTCCGACAAACTCCAGCGAGCCACGAAATTCGGCATGGCCTGGGGATATGTGACGGGAGAGTCACGGAACGTCGCCGCCGCGACCACCCTTGCCGTCGGCGGCATCCACAATGTTATCAGTCTCCTGGAGGAGATCGAAAGGGGCGAGCTTAAAGACGTCGATTTCGTCGAGCTTCAGGCGTGCACGGGCGGCTGCGTGGGAGGCCCCCTCAACATACAGAATCTCTTTGTGGGACGGATACGGCTTCGTGACCTCATAAAACGGTTCGGAACCAAGGAGGCCTATCTCACGGAGGCAGAGCTTCAGGATATCTACCTGCAGAACCGGTTTGCCGCCACAGAACCTGTTGAGCCCAGGGCCATCATGACCCTCGACGAGGATGTTTCCCGGGCGATCATGAAGATGGAGCGCCTGGACCAGATAACGGACGAGTTGCCGGGTCTCGATTGCGGTGCCTGCGGGTCACCAAGCTGCCGGGCGCTCGCTGAAGACATCATCCGCGGCATAGCCTTCGAGACGGACTGTGTTATAAAGCTCCGCGAGAAGGTGAAGATACTGGCAAAGGAGATACTCGACCTCTCCCGGATTGTTCCGCCGTCGATGAGCGACAGCTCGAAGAAGAGCGACACGGGGCAGGGGCCCTGA
- a CDS encoding PHP domain-containing protein, producing the protein MPDFACDLHIHSTLSPCGSLDMSPRVIVDRAREAGLDIIAVTDHNMAENTPYVKEAGEHSGLVVLAGMELQTREEIHLIAIFDEYDTAYELQLMIYDLLPPVANDVEFWGDQVVVDGEDNIIRSEERLLINSAGISIEDATSWIKSHGGIAIASHIDSPTFSIISQLGFIPADIPFDALEIRDRGKAESFMPFVMRKGLPFVTFSDAHYPGDIGKRRTVLTLDAPDCGNIEGALRSLGEHGRNCE; encoded by the coding sequence TTGCCGGATTTTGCCTGCGATCTGCATATACACTCGACCCTGTCGCCCTGCGGCAGCCTTGACATGTCGCCCAGGGTCATCGTCGACAGAGCACGGGAAGCGGGGCTCGATATCATAGCCGTTACGGACCATAACATGGCGGAGAACACACCTTACGTCAAGGAAGCGGGGGAGCACAGCGGGCTAGTCGTCCTTGCCGGCATGGAACTGCAGACCAGGGAGGAGATTCACCTTATCGCGATCTTCGACGAGTACGACACCGCATATGAACTGCAGCTCATGATCTACGACCTCTTGCCGCCGGTAGCCAACGATGTGGAGTTCTGGGGGGACCAGGTCGTCGTGGACGGCGAAGACAATATAATCCGCAGCGAGGAAAGGCTTCTTATCAATTCGGCGGGGATATCCATAGAGGATGCGACCTCCTGGATAAAGTCCCACGGGGGGATAGCCATTGCCTCCCATATCGACAGCCCGACCTTCAGCATCATAAGCCAGCTCGGTTTCATACCAGCGGACATACCCTTCGATGCCCTGGAGATACGCGACCGGGGCAAGGCCGAGAGTTTCATGCCCTTTGTCATGAGAAAGGGGTTGCCCTTTGTGACATTCTCCGATGCCCACTACCCGGGGGACATCGGCAAGAGAAGAACGGTCTTGACGCTTGACGCACCTGATTGCGGGAATATCGAAGGCGCCCTGAGGTCGCTCGGGGAGCACGGGCGCAATTGTGAATAG
- a CDS encoding ATP-binding protein yields the protein MMEDISSHIMDIVMNSVTAGAKHISVAVEKDPQTAMLSLTIADDGLGMDPETARKVQDPFFSTKTGRKVGLGIPLLKGTAETTGGGFELRSKKGGGTTIRATFDSRHPDLPPLGNVRDTFFVLIVSHPAVDFDLRYSVDGKDFQLDTADLKKELDDVPLNHPEVISFLSKYLDEHL from the coding sequence ATGATGGAGGACATTTCATCCCATATCATGGACATAGTGATGAACTCAGTGACGGCCGGGGCAAAACACATCTCCGTCGCCGTGGAAAAGGATCCTCAGACCGCGATGCTCAGCCTCACGATCGCCGATGACGGGCTCGGGATGGACCCGGAAACGGCGCGGAAGGTGCAGGACCCCTTTTTCTCCACGAAGACGGGAAGGAAGGTGGGACTCGGGATACCCCTGCTCAAGGGCACGGCCGAAACGACGGGCGGTGGTTTTGAGCTTCGCAGCAAGAAGGGAGGGGGAACGACTATCAGGGCGACCTTCGACTCCCGGCACCCCGACCTGCCTCCATTGGGGAACGTGAGAGACACCTTTTTCGTCCTCATAGTGAGTCATCCCGCCGTCGATTTCGACCTTCGCTACTCTGTCGACGGCAAGGATTTTCAACTTGATACAGCAGACCTGAAGAAGGAACTCGATGACGTTCCGCTGAACCATCCGGAAGTCATCAGTTTCCTGAGCAAATATCTTGACGAACATCTGTGA
- a CDS encoding (2Fe-2S) ferredoxin domain-containing protein: MNLEELKKIREKAQKDVELRQKQARVRIVVGMGTSGIAAGARDVLKTFVEEVGKRNLADVVVTQTGEKGLASQEPMVEVFEEDKPAVVYGNMSPEKAKRVVVEHVVNGHPVSEFAI; the protein is encoded by the coding sequence ATGAACCTTGAAGAGCTGAAGAAAATAAGGGAAAAAGCACAGAAAGACGTGGAATTGAGGCAAAAACAGGCACGGGTACGAATTGTCGTCGGCATGGGGACGAGCGGCATAGCGGCCGGGGCGCGCGATGTGCTCAAGACTTTCGTTGAAGAAGTGGGGAAACGGAACCTTGCCGATGTCGTCGTTACCCAGACGGGCGAGAAGGGTCTCGCCTCACAAGAACCAATGGTGGAGGTCTTCGAAGAAGACAAGCCCGCCGTCGTATATGGCAACATGAGTCCTGAGAAGGCAAAAAGGGTGGTGGTGGAGCACGTGGTCAACGGGCACCCCGTTTCGGAATTTGCCATTTAG
- a CDS encoding NAD(P)H-dependent oxidoreductase subunit E, with the protein MNREAILKKFEPNLSNILYIMHDLQDTNPERYLAKEDIEACADYLDVPYSYVHSVASFYTMFSLKPRGKNIIRLCESPPCHLMGAHSLLDYLKGSLKVDVGGTTKDGIFTLELTSCLGICGVAPAMMLNEEMFGNLTPEKVDSILDKRRKEI; encoded by the coding sequence TTGAACAGGGAAGCTATTCTCAAGAAGTTTGAACCAAACCTCAGCAACATACTTTACATCATGCACGATCTTCAAGATACCAACCCGGAGAGATATCTCGCGAAGGAAGACATCGAGGCCTGCGCGGATTATCTGGATGTTCCGTACAGTTACGTGCACAGCGTGGCGAGCTTTTACACGATGTTCAGCCTCAAGCCTCGGGGCAAGAACATCATACGCCTCTGTGAATCTCCTCCATGCCATCTCATGGGGGCGCACTCGCTTCTCGATTATCTCAAGGGTTCACTCAAAGTGGATGTAGGGGGGACGACCAAGGATGGAATATTCACGTTGGAATTGACAAGCTGCCTCGGCATTTGTGGTGTGGCGCCAGCCATGATGCTTAACGAAGAGATGTTCGGCAATCTCACACCGGAGAAGGTCGACTCCATCCTTGACAAGAGGAGAAAAGAGATATGA
- the nuoF gene encoding NADH-quinone oxidoreductase subunit NuoF, whose product MNLVRNHILISIDAGTILAGARAVEKALVEEINKQGLSGEIAVLETGSVGATGQGVVIVVYPEGIYYANVTPEDTVELVEEHLLKGRPVKRLIMTEMPKQHVIKKEKTGLLREQPRIVLRNSGIINPENIEEYIAEGGYEALERAFTELKAVGVIKEVKDSGLVGRGGAAFATAMKWEFAGRAQGDVKYIICNADEGEPGTFKDRLILEGDPHKLIEGMILAGYAVGATKGFVYIRGEYALSIERLDKAITQARLYGLLGDNILESGFSFDIEVMKGAGAYVCGEETALIESLEGKRGHPRNKPPYPVTEGLWGKPTVVNNVETLANVPEIIRNGSAWYRGYGTEKCPGTKVYTIIGNVATPGLIEAEMGTTLRDIIYEYAGGIKDGKKFKGALVGGAAGAFMGPEMLDAKMDFVNLKEYAAVLGSGAILVMDEDADIVGMLQSVLHFFRHESCGHCVPCRLGTNQLAEIVDRIAEGKGKTEDVERLVSISEVMRDTSFCPLGQSPILPITSSLKYFKDEVYSRVQ is encoded by the coding sequence ATGAACCTCGTAAGAAACCACATATTGATCAGTATCGATGCAGGGACGATTCTGGCGGGTGCCAGAGCGGTCGAGAAGGCCCTGGTGGAAGAGATCAATAAACAGGGTCTTTCAGGCGAGATAGCCGTACTGGAGACAGGCAGCGTCGGGGCGACGGGCCAGGGGGTTGTCATAGTCGTCTATCCCGAAGGCATTTACTATGCGAACGTTACGCCCGAGGACACCGTCGAGCTTGTTGAAGAGCACCTTCTGAAGGGCCGTCCCGTAAAAAGGCTCATAATGACGGAGATGCCGAAACAGCACGTCATCAAAAAGGAAAAAACGGGTCTTCTCAGGGAGCAGCCCCGTATAGTCCTGCGCAACAGCGGCATCATCAACCCGGAGAACATTGAAGAATACATCGCCGAAGGCGGCTATGAGGCGCTCGAAAGGGCCTTCACCGAACTCAAGGCTGTCGGGGTCATAAAGGAAGTCAAGGACTCCGGGCTCGTGGGTAGAGGCGGCGCGGCCTTCGCGACGGCCATGAAATGGGAATTTGCCGGCAGGGCGCAGGGCGATGTGAAATATATCATCTGCAACGCCGACGAAGGCGAACCGGGAACATTCAAGGACAGGCTTATCCTTGAAGGCGATCCCCATAAGCTCATCGAGGGCATGATCCTCGCGGGATACGCGGTGGGGGCCACAAAGGGTTTTGTCTATATCCGGGGCGAATATGCCCTTTCCATTGAACGACTCGACAAGGCCATCACGCAGGCGAGGCTCTACGGACTCCTTGGCGATAATATACTGGAGAGCGGTTTCAGCTTTGATATCGAAGTCATGAAGGGCGCGGGCGCCTATGTGTGCGGCGAAGAGACGGCCCTCATAGAGTCCCTGGAAGGCAAGAGGGGCCACCCCCGCAACAAACCGCCCTACCCTGTGACGGAAGGTCTCTGGGGTAAACCCACGGTCGTGAATAACGTGGAGACCCTGGCGAACGTGCCCGAGATCATCCGCAACGGATCCGCCTGGTATCGCGGCTACGGCACAGAGAAGTGCCCCGGGACGAAGGTCTACACCATAATCGGGAACGTGGCAACGCCCGGCCTTATCGAGGCGGAAATGGGCACTACCCTTCGGGACATCATCTATGAATATGCGGGCGGCATCAAGGATGGCAAGAAATTCAAAGGTGCTCTTGTTGGCGGCGCAGCGGGTGCTTTCATGGGGCCCGAGATGCTCGATGCGAAGATGGATTTCGTGAACCTCAAGGAATATGCCGCCGTGCTCGGTTCCGGCGCCATCCTTGTCATGGACGAGGATGCCGATATCGTGGGAATGCTCCAGAGTGTTCTCCATTTCTTCCGGCACGAGTCCTGCGGCCATTGCGTGCCCTGCCGTCTCGGCACCAACCAGCTTGCCGAGATAGTCGACCGTATAGCCGAAGGGAAAGGGAAGACCGAGGATGTCGAAAGACTCGTCTCCATATCTGAAGTGATGCGTGACACGTCGTTCTGTCCCCTGGGACAGTCGCCGATCCTGCCCATAACCAGTTCGCTTAAGTATTTCAAAGACGAGGTGTACAGCAGGGTACAATAA
- a CDS encoding NADH-dependent [FeFe] hydrogenase, group A6, with product MVKMTINNIVVEVPEGTSILWAAKKAGFTIPTLCHHPDLTPGGQCGICVVEIEGIPGLKRACMTPGAEGFKVKTHTPRVMATRRQLVELILSNHDTDCLTCIKNNNCELQKLASTLGINVPDYGNTSRQRLPIDRSSVSIVRDPNKCILCGRCIEVCSKVQTVNALAVNHRGFDTVITTAFDAGLGNSVCINCGQCVVHCPVGALYEKSATDEVWEALHDPDKFVVVQEAPAVRVMLGEEFGMPTGSLVSGKMHAALRRLGFDAVLETNFTADLTIMEEGTELISRLTSGQNLPLITSCSPGWIKFMETYFHDMIPHMSTAKSPQQMFGVLAKTYYAEAKGIDPKKIVSVSIMPCTAKKFECLRPEMNASGYQDVDYVLTTREIGRMMREAGLDIKEMADEAPDDLLGDYTGAATIFGATGGVMEAAVRSAYRLVTGKELEDVEIKAVRGLKGIKEAEIDIEGTKVKVAVAHSCGQARALLNKVKKQIARDGRSEYQFIEVMACPGGCVGGGGQSWGSNMAKRARRGESLYEEDRSLPLRRSHENPSVQVLYERFLEKPNSEKAHKLLHTHYYKRSTVDGKILPPQ from the coding sequence ATGGTAAAAATGACCATAAACAATATAGTTGTGGAGGTGCCCGAGGGAACCAGCATCCTGTGGGCTGCAAAGAAGGCCGGTTTTACGATTCCCACGTTGTGCCATCATCCCGATCTTACACCGGGAGGACAGTGCGGCATATGCGTCGTGGAGATAGAGGGTATACCGGGCCTGAAAAGGGCCTGCATGACCCCTGGCGCCGAAGGCTTCAAGGTGAAGACCCACACACCGAGGGTCATGGCGACACGCAGGCAGCTTGTAGAGCTTATCCTGTCCAATCATGATACGGATTGCCTGACGTGCATAAAGAACAACAACTGCGAGCTTCAGAAGCTTGCCTCCACCCTTGGCATCAATGTTCCCGATTACGGAAACACATCGCGGCAGCGGCTTCCCATCGACCGCTCCAGTGTTTCCATCGTTCGCGACCCCAACAAGTGCATACTTTGCGGGCGATGTATCGAGGTTTGCAGCAAGGTCCAGACCGTGAATGCCCTTGCCGTCAACCACAGGGGGTTCGATACGGTCATTACAACGGCCTTCGACGCCGGCCTCGGCAACAGTGTCTGCATCAATTGCGGGCAGTGTGTTGTCCATTGCCCTGTCGGGGCCCTCTACGAAAAGAGCGCCACCGATGAGGTTTGGGAAGCTCTTCACGATCCCGATAAGTTTGTTGTGGTTCAGGAGGCGCCTGCGGTCAGGGTCATGCTCGGAGAAGAATTCGGCATGCCCACGGGATCGCTGGTGAGCGGGAAGATGCACGCTGCTTTGAGAAGGCTTGGTTTCGATGCCGTGCTGGAGACGAACTTCACTGCGGACCTTACCATCATGGAAGAAGGTACGGAACTCATAAGCAGGCTGACCTCGGGTCAGAACCTGCCCCTCATCACTTCCTGCAGCCCCGGCTGGATAAAGTTCATGGAGACCTATTTTCATGACATGATCCCCCATATGTCCACGGCGAAATCGCCGCAGCAAATGTTCGGCGTCCTTGCAAAGACATACTATGCCGAGGCAAAGGGAATCGACCCGAAGAAGATAGTTTCCGTCTCCATCATGCCCTGCACCGCGAAAAAATTTGAGTGCCTGAGGCCCGAGATGAACGCGAGCGGCTACCAGGATGTCGATTACGTTCTTACAACACGGGAGATCGGCAGGATGATGCGCGAGGCCGGCCTCGATATAAAGGAAATGGCCGACGAGGCACCCGATGACCTCCTCGGCGATTACACCGGAGCGGCCACCATCTTTGGTGCCACGGGTGGTGTCATGGAGGCCGCGGTGCGAAGCGCCTACCGTCTTGTCACCGGCAAGGAGCTCGAGGACGTGGAGATAAAAGCCGTCAGGGGTCTCAAGGGGATAAAAGAGGCAGAGATAGATATTGAAGGGACGAAGGTGAAGGTTGCCGTGGCGCATAGCTGCGGCCAGGCCAGGGCGCTTCTCAACAAGGTCAAGAAACAGATAGCCAGGGATGGAAGATCGGAGTACCAGTTCATAGAGGTCATGGCCTGTCCCGGCGGATGCGTCGGCGGCGGCGGCCAGTCCTGGGGCAGCAATATGGCCAAGCGGGCCCGAAGAGGCGAGTCCCTTTATGAGGAAGATCGCAGTCTGCCGCTGAGGCGTTCCCACGAGAACCCCTCGGTCCAGGTACTGTACGAGAGATTTCTCGAGAAACCAAATTCGGAGAAGGCCCACAAACTTCTCCATACTCATTACTATAAACGGAGTACCGTGGACGGCAAGATACTGCCGCCCCAGTGA
- a CDS encoding NAD(P)H-dependent oxidoreductase subunit E encodes MSQEKQCQCAEVQEEELYPRLEEVIMQHRGKGEDLIMVLHKAQNLFGYLPRKAQEMVAEGLDVSINEVYGVITFYNFFSTVPQGRNSVKVCLGTACYVRGSQEVLDKAQRELGIKVGGTTEDRRYSLDVVRCIGACGLAPAMLVNEDVYGRVKPPHLLDILEKYE; translated from the coding sequence ATGTCGCAAGAAAAGCAATGCCAGTGCGCCGAGGTCCAGGAGGAAGAGCTCTACCCCCGGCTCGAAGAGGTCATTATGCAACATCGGGGCAAGGGAGAGGACCTCATTATGGTCCTGCACAAGGCGCAGAACCTGTTCGGTTATCTTCCGAGAAAGGCCCAGGAAATGGTCGCCGAAGGGCTCGACGTTTCTATTAATGAAGTTTATGGCGTTATCACTTTTTACAATTTTTTCTCTACTGTGCCCCAGGGGAGGAACAGCGTCAAGGTATGTCTCGGCACGGCATGCTACGTGAGGGGTTCCCAGGAGGTTCTGGACAAGGCCCAGAGAGAACTCGGGATCAAGGTGGGCGGTACAACGGAGGACAGGCGGTATTCCCTCGATGTTGTGCGTTGCATCGGTGCCTGCGGCCTTGCCCCGGCGATGCTGGTCAATGAAGATGTCTACGGGCGGGTCAAGCCGCCGCATCTTCTCGATATACTCGAAAAGTATGAGTAA